The Ferroacidibacillus organovorans genome contains a region encoding:
- a CDS encoding imidazoleglycerol-phosphate dehydratase — MTDNRITVTRKTKESTMVVVFGRGERDATLKQRLNTTLPFFNHMLEHVVWRGELTMAVDVQLDAYHLVHVITEDTGIAFGKAVKEWVDRYASRGIVGYGSAYGVIDEALARAVLSFESRAYLAFDRNQVKLPEQMEGMQSEDLVAFFEGFVQGAQCTLHLDLLKGREGHGHHIWESAFRAFGMALYESLSERAWRKGMTAGVAGAIHYEIDHS, encoded by the coding sequence GTGACAGATAACCGAATCACAGTCACACGCAAGACAAAAGAATCTACCATGGTGGTCGTTTTTGGCCGCGGAGAGCGCGATGCTACGTTGAAACAGCGTCTCAATACGACGCTGCCTTTTTTCAATCACATGCTGGAACACGTCGTCTGGCGCGGCGAATTGACGATGGCAGTCGATGTGCAGCTAGACGCCTATCATCTGGTGCACGTCATCACAGAAGATACAGGCATCGCGTTTGGAAAAGCGGTTAAAGAGTGGGTTGATCGCTATGCGTCGCGCGGGATTGTGGGCTATGGATCGGCGTATGGTGTCATTGATGAGGCACTGGCACGCGCGGTGTTATCATTTGAAAGTAGGGCGTATCTCGCATTTGATCGGAATCAGGTGAAACTTCCTGAACAAATGGAAGGCATGCAAAGCGAGGATTTGGTCGCCTTTTTTGAAGGATTTGTTCAGGGGGCGCAGTGCACACTTCATCTTGACCTGCTCAAAGGCCGAGAAGGACATGGGCATCACATCTGGGAATCAGCTTTTCGCGCATTCGGTATGGCGCTTTATGAGAGTCTCTCTGAGCGCGCCTGGAGAAAGGGCATGACTGCGGGGGTCGCTGGCGCCATTCACTATGAGATTGACCACTCCTGA
- a CDS encoding iron-containing redox enzyme family protein translates to MTTFEAANPHALHEQLQRFAVLDDAPAATVELWSRHAGRLSHSLETKDVRMHREFHETLHLLLSVHQALPYTWAARQSASHVALRIRQQLFSALLEHEQRKLLAMDIPPIPTRPEALVDYLIQLNAQHVASRHPVFDYLQEAGSLRDVKSFFYQEGSVDARFDDLIAIAQVGTDGSIKDEYAHNFADEMGHGNPERVHTTMFLRTAEYIHSYQGEDPQVLREPITEALACSNLQIGMALHREHVFRMAGYLAAFELNATDRCRRLVKACVRHGMDVHQLEYLTEHIDADVGHAEGLFHEILVPMATLHERAPVEIVQGFLLRLQTSSDYCETLLKQFLQD, encoded by the coding sequence GTGACAACGTTTGAAGCCGCAAATCCTCATGCATTACATGAACAGTTGCAACGTTTTGCCGTGCTTGATGACGCCCCTGCCGCCACGGTCGAGTTGTGGTCGCGTCACGCGGGGCGGCTCAGTCACTCGCTTGAAACAAAAGATGTGCGAATGCATCGTGAGTTTCACGAAACACTCCATCTCCTGCTCTCGGTTCATCAGGCGCTGCCCTACACGTGGGCCGCTCGTCAGAGCGCCTCGCATGTCGCGCTGCGCATTCGCCAACAGCTGTTTTCGGCGTTATTAGAACATGAGCAGCGCAAACTTCTGGCGATGGATATCCCGCCGATTCCGACGCGCCCCGAAGCGCTTGTTGATTACTTGATCCAGCTCAATGCTCAGCATGTCGCTTCAAGGCACCCTGTTTTTGATTATCTGCAAGAGGCAGGGTCCTTGCGTGATGTAAAGTCCTTCTTTTATCAGGAGGGGAGTGTCGACGCACGGTTTGATGATCTGATCGCAATCGCACAGGTCGGGACAGATGGCAGTATCAAAGATGAGTATGCGCATAATTTTGCTGATGAGATGGGACATGGGAACCCGGAGCGCGTTCACACCACCATGTTTTTGCGCACGGCTGAATATATCCACTCCTATCAAGGGGAAGATCCACAGGTGCTCAGGGAGCCGATCACGGAGGCGTTGGCCTGCAGCAATCTGCAGATCGGTATGGCACTTCACCGTGAGCATGTGTTTCGTATGGCAGGATACCTCGCCGCGTTTGAGTTGAATGCGACGGATCGCTGCAGGCGCTTGGTAAAAGCGTGTGTCCGGCACGGTATGGATGTGCACCAGCTTGAATACCTGACGGAACATATTGACGCAGATGTCGGGCACGCGGAGGGACTTTTTCACGAGATCCTTGTTCCGATGGCTACACTTCATGAGCGTGCACCCGTAGAAATTGTTCAAGGGTTTCTCTTGCGCTTACAAACATCAAGCGATTACTGTGAAACGCTGCTCAAGCAATTTTTGCAAGACTAA
- a CDS encoding redoxin domain-containing protein, giving the protein MAGLGQPKGAPETKTLKVGDVAPDFTLKAHGGRTVTLSEFRGKNVFIAFYPLDWTPVUGAQMPSYEDDLSRFEEYNTQVLGISVDSIPSHEAWQKSIGGISYPLCSDFYPHGAVAEKFGVLRSEGFNERALFVIDKEGVVRFIDVHPIDKQPDNEVIFDVLRQLRD; this is encoded by the coding sequence ATGGCAGGACTCGGACAACCCAAGGGCGCACCGGAAACGAAGACATTGAAAGTTGGCGATGTCGCGCCGGATTTTACGCTTAAGGCGCACGGCGGACGCACTGTCACACTTTCAGAGTTTCGCGGGAAAAATGTGTTCATCGCATTTTATCCCCTCGATTGGACTCCGGTCTGAGGCGCCCAAATGCCTTCATACGAGGATGATCTCTCTCGTTTTGAAGAGTATAATACCCAGGTTCTGGGTATCAGTGTCGATAGTATCCCAAGCCACGAAGCGTGGCAAAAGTCCATTGGCGGAATATCTTATCCGCTTTGCTCGGATTTTTATCCACACGGAGCAGTCGCTGAAAAATTTGGCGTCCTTCGCTCTGAAGGATTCAACGAGCGCGCACTCTTTGTGATTGACAAAGAAGGTGTCGTGCGTTTTATCGATGTTCACCCGATCGATAAACAACCTGACAATGAAGTGATCTTTGATGTCCTTCGTCAGTTAAGAGACTGA
- a CDS encoding glycosyl hydrolase family 18 protein, with translation MLTKRISLITTAILFLATSFMMTSWYARKIDPTVVSFISIPAALRAILDFSVQGRPLAAPDPTHFLLSLATLSNDEITLETVPFASSVLPTAPNRAPHANAGSTPANLSRPSMQLPASLPLASPLRGAVPAPIALGWTLGVTPETLPGLLAQSPGLTVLAPKWLHVSGPYGAVSGTINEQVVQMCHARGIKVWAVVDNGFSASETHAYLAYADRQTALVHHLVILARQYHLDGLNLDFEGLASADRWNYTHFVKQLAAALKPYHIALSVDLPPDIVYGQNTGPYNHAALAKAVSNIVLMGYDQHWGGDPYAGPTASLPWVSTGVKDMLTTGVPAQKLVLGMPLYTQDWTLSKQGAVLNSQPLSLQQLQNLVSQVHAVPHWDASLGVHVLRYVVQGTIHEIWMEDERSLMLLASLIPKDHLAGGAVWYLGLSSPTLWQSLVSTLHTAVG, from the coding sequence ATGCTCACAAAACGAATCTCTTTGATCACAACAGCCATCCTATTCTTGGCGACATCCTTCATGATGACATCCTGGTATGCCCGAAAGATCGATCCAACCGTTGTCTCGTTCATCTCGATCCCTGCAGCACTGCGCGCCATCCTTGATTTTTCAGTTCAGGGAAGGCCGCTTGCCGCACCCGACCCGACGCACTTTCTGCTCTCGCTCGCCACGCTTTCAAATGATGAAATCACACTTGAAACCGTACCGTTTGCATCAAGTGTTTTACCGACTGCGCCAAACCGCGCGCCGCACGCAAACGCAGGTTCAACTCCTGCGAATCTATCCAGGCCCTCTATGCAGCTCCCAGCCTCCCTGCCGCTTGCGTCGCCGCTAAGGGGCGCGGTTCCAGCCCCAATTGCACTCGGATGGACACTTGGGGTCACACCAGAGACATTGCCAGGTCTGCTCGCTCAATCACCAGGGCTAACTGTGCTTGCCCCAAAGTGGTTGCACGTCTCGGGCCCATACGGTGCAGTCAGCGGAACAATCAACGAACAAGTCGTACAAATGTGTCACGCGCGAGGAATCAAAGTCTGGGCGGTCGTCGACAATGGCTTCTCTGCGTCTGAAACACATGCGTATCTCGCTTACGCTGATCGCCAAACCGCGTTGGTTCACCACCTTGTAATCCTTGCAAGGCAGTATCATCTCGATGGACTCAACCTTGATTTCGAAGGCTTAGCGAGTGCAGACCGCTGGAATTATACACACTTTGTAAAACAGCTTGCGGCAGCGCTAAAACCGTATCACATCGCGCTTTCTGTCGATCTTCCGCCAGACATCGTATACGGGCAAAACACAGGTCCCTATAATCACGCCGCATTGGCAAAAGCCGTCTCAAACATCGTTTTGATGGGATATGACCAACACTGGGGCGGCGATCCTTATGCCGGTCCGACTGCCTCGCTTCCGTGGGTATCGACAGGAGTTAAAGACATGCTTACAACGGGGGTTCCCGCACAAAAGCTGGTGCTTGGCATGCCGCTTTACACTCAGGACTGGACGCTCTCAAAACAAGGCGCAGTCCTTAACAGTCAGCCGCTCTCTCTTCAACAACTGCAAAACCTTGTCTCACAAGTCCACGCTGTTCCACACTGGGATGCGTCACTCGGGGTTCACGTGCTGAGGTATGTTGTACAGGGGACCATTCACGAAATATGGATGGAAGACGAACGCTCACTCATGCTTTTGGCAAGCCTCATCCCAAAAGATCATCTGGCAGGCGGTGCGGTATGGTATCTGGGATTGTCAAGCCCAACCCTTTGGCAAAGTCTTGTAAGTACCCTTCATACAGCAGTCGGATAA
- a CDS encoding metal-dependent transcriptional regulator: protein MKTHHTSDTYIEAIYVLSAEGGVVIAARLAEFLHVSRPTVTQMIRRLTDTQDVYVREGKEICLTEKGLLRAEQMVRRHRILERWLSDVLGLDWGTAHIEASRLEHAISPLLEERLEQVLGYPKTCPHGNLIPGSSGVTEPAWPLSSIEPEQKVRVVRIFEQAEEDVELLRYLESTGFVPGQIMKTLKPDPYDVSVRVEIGDQSISISTDIAERILVAQAKP, encoded by the coding sequence TTGAAAACACACCATACTTCCGATACTTATATTGAAGCGATTTATGTATTGAGCGCAGAGGGCGGAGTCGTCATTGCGGCGCGGCTGGCTGAATTTTTACATGTTTCAAGACCGACGGTGACGCAGATGATCCGTCGCCTAACTGACACTCAGGATGTGTATGTGCGCGAAGGAAAAGAGATTTGTCTCACAGAAAAGGGACTGCTTCGCGCAGAACAAATGGTCAGGCGGCACCGTATACTCGAACGTTGGCTGTCCGATGTCCTGGGTCTTGACTGGGGCACGGCGCACATTGAGGCGAGCCGTCTTGAACACGCGATTTCTCCATTGCTTGAAGAACGTTTGGAGCAGGTGCTTGGCTATCCCAAAACCTGCCCACACGGAAATTTGATTCCTGGCTCAAGTGGAGTGACGGAACCGGCATGGCCTCTCTCTAGCATTGAGCCGGAGCAGAAAGTACGCGTTGTCCGCATTTTTGAACAAGCAGAAGAAGACGTTGAGTTGCTTCGTTATTTGGAGTCGACTGGATTTGTTCCGGGACAAATCATGAAAACGTTGAAACCTGACCCGTACGATGTGAGTGTGCGTGTGGAAATTGGCGATCAGTCGATCTCCATTTCTACGGACATCGCAGAGCGCATCCTCGTGGCACAAGCGAAGCCGTGA